The proteins below come from a single Juglans regia cultivar Chandler chromosome 12, Walnut 2.0, whole genome shotgun sequence genomic window:
- the LOC109007870 gene encoding mitochondrial-processing peptidase subunit alpha-like isoform X2: protein MYRVAASRLRFLKDHVGTIGAARFATSSAVTEKQSSGGLFSWLTSQQSRTLPSLELPLAGVALPPPLPDHVEPSKTKITTLSNGVKIASETSPNPAASIGLYLDCGSIYETPESFGASHLLERMAFKSTTNRSHLHIVREVEAIGGNIGASASREQMGYTFDALKTYVPQMVELLVDSVRNPAFLDWEVNEELLKVKAEIGELSNNPQGLLLEAIHSAGYSGALANPLLAPEAALNRLDGTILKEFVAENYTAPRMVLAASGVEHDELLSIADSLLSDLPSTRRLEEPRSVYVGGDYRRQAEIGNTHIALAFEVPGGWRKEKEAVLVTVLQMLMGGGGSFSAGGPGKGMHSRLYLNVLNEYQQIQSFSAFNSIFNETGLFGIYASTGPDFAPKAVDIAAGELISIATPGKVTEVQLNRAKESTKSAVLMNLESRMIVSEDIGRQILTYGKRLPVEHFLKAVDEITLKDITSISQKIISSPLTMASYGNVLNVPSYESVSSKFHAK, encoded by the exons ATGTACCGAGTCGCAGCTTCCCGTCTTAGGTTTCTCAAG GATCATGTGGGCACTATTGGCGCCGCTAGGTTTGCTACTTCCAGTGCAGTTACTGAAAAGCAGTCTTCAGGGGGCCTCTTTAGCTGGCTGACGAGTCAACAGTCTAGAACTCTACCTTCTCTGGAGCTCCCACTAGCAGGCGTGGCCCTCCCTCCTCCACTACCCGATCATGTTGAACCaagtaaaactaaaattacaACTCTCTCTAATGGTGTCAAAATAGCTTCGGAAACATCGCCG AACCCTGCAGCATCCATAGGATTATACCTTGATTGTGGTTCCATTTATGAGACCCCAGAATCATTTGGGGCTTCGCACTTGTTAGAACGGATGGCCTTCAAGAGCACAACAAACAGAAGCCACTTACACATTGTGAGGGAAGTGGAGGCAATCGGAGGTAACATAGGAGCCTCAGCCTCTCGGGAGCAAATGGGGTACACTTTTGATGCACTAAAAACTTATGTTCCTCAAATGGTAGAGTTGCTTGTTGACTCTGTGAGGAACCCTGCCTTCTTGGATTGGGAAGTCAACGAAGAG ctGCTAAAGGTGAAGGCAGAGATTGGAGAACTTTCTAACAATCCTCAAGGCTTACTATTGGAGGCAATTCACTCAGCTGGTTACTCTGGTGCATTGGCAAATCCACTTTTGGCTCCTGAAGCCGCATTAAACAGATTGGATGGTACCATTTTGAAGGAATTTGTTGCT GAGAATTATACTGCTCCTCGGATGGTTCTTGCAGCATCTGGGGTTGAACATGATGAGCTTCTGTCCATTGCAGACTCGCTTCTCTCTGACTTACCAAGCACACGCCGTCTTGAAGAGCCAAGATCTGTATACGTTGGAGGGGATTATCGTCGTCAAGCTGAAATAGGG AACACACATATTGCTCTTGCTTTTGAAGTTCCTGGTGGCTGGCGTAAAGAGAAAGAAGCTGTTCTTGTGACTGTTCTTCAG ATGCTTATGGGAGGAGGTGGTTCATTCTCTGCTGGGGGGCCTGGAAAAGGGATGCACTCACGACTAT ATCTGAATGTCTTGAATGAATACCAGCAGATCCAATCATTTTCTGCATTCAACAGCATCTTCAATGAGACAGGATTGTTTGGCATTTATGCTAGCACT GGCCCTGACTTTGCGCCAAAAGCAGTTGATATAGCAGCAGGAGAATTAATCTCAATTGCAACACCTGGAAAAG TTACCGAGGTGCAGCTTAATCGTGCCAAAGAGTCCACAAAATCTGCTGTCTTGATGAATCTGGAATCTAGA ATGATTGTATCAGAGGATATAGGGAGGCAGATTTTGACTTATGGAAAGAG GCTGCCTGTGGAGCATTTCTTGAAGGCTGTGGATGAAATCACATTGAAGGATATTACTAGCATATCACAGAAGATCATTTCTTCACCTCTAACAATGGCATCATATGGGAAtg TTCTTAATGTCCCCAGCTACGAATCTGTTAGCAGCAAGTTCCATGCAAAATGA
- the LOC109007869 gene encoding pentatricopeptide repeat-containing protein At1g51965, mitochondrial, with translation MKPDLHACATAFNHTRRHYATKYTAKVTSTSPTGRSLSAEVTPLPSPYPTDIRGYALPRRHVICKATQIILLQSRPSTSHNPGRNPFLDLSNYLHSLPLPLTSSEASEILKSLNDPSLALRFFQLCPSISPNFQHDSFTYTRLLLILSKSSSPDRFDLVRSVLSQMDLSNARGTISTVNILIGFFGNSEDLDLCTSLIKKWNLTMNAYTYKCLLQAYLRSLDFDKAFDVYNDMRRRGYKLDIFAYNMLLDALAKDEKVDRAYKVFEEMKRKHCEPDDFTFTIMIRMNGKIGKADEALSLFQEMLAKGFVPNLIAYNTMIQAFAKARMVDKAIHLFSKMVENECRPNEFTYSVILILLAAEGQLGRLDEVVEISKKYMNKLIYAYLVRTLSKLGHAGEAHRLFCKMWNFHDRGDRDAYMSMLESLCSSGKTTEAMDLLGKIHEKGINTDTIMYNTVFSTLGKLKQVSHIHDLFEKMKQDGPSPDIFTYNILISSFGRAGKVDEAVRIFEELENSNCTPDIVSYNSLINCLGKNGDLDEAHMRFKEMEEKGLNPDVVTYSTLIECFGKTDKVEMACRLFDEMIAEGCCPNIVTYNILLDCLERCGRTAEAVDLYAKLKQQGLTPDSITYAVLERLQSGSHRKFRLRRQSPITGWVVSPLR, from the exons ATGAAACCGGACCTCCACGCTTGCGCTACTGCGTTTAACCACACCCGCCGCCACTACGCCACGAAATACACGGCAAAGGTTACCTCCACCTCACCCACCGGACGCTCTCTCTCCGCTGAGGTCACCCCTCTCCCTTCTCCATACCCCACCGATATCCGCGGCTACGCACTCCCCCGCCGCCACGTCATCTGCAAGGCAACTCAGATCATCCTCCTCCAATCCCGTCCCTCAACGTCGCATAACCCCGGCCGAAATCCCTTCCTCGACCTCTCCAACTATCTCCACTCCCTCCCTCTTCCCCTCACCTCCTCCGAGGCCTCCGAAATCCTCAAATCCCTAAACGACCCCTCCCTTGCTCTCCGGTTCTTCCAACTCTGCCCCTCCATTTCGCCTAATTTCCAACACGACTCCTTCACCTACACCCGcctcctcctcatcctctcCAAGTCCTCCTCCCCGGACCGCTTCGACCTCGTCCGCTCCGTCCTCTCCCAGATGGACCTGTCCAACGCGCGTGGCACCATCTCCACCGTCAACATCCTCATTGGCTTCTTCGGAAACTCCGAGGACTTGGACCTCTGCACATCCTTGATCAAGAAATGGAACCTCACCATGAACGCCTACACCTACAAATGCTTGCTCCAGGCGTATCTGCGCTCCCTCGATTTTGACAAGGCTTTCGACGTCTACAACGATATGCGTCGCCGAGGCTACAAATTGGACATTTTTGCGTACAACATGTTGTTGGATGCTCTAGCCAAAGATGAAAAG GTTGACCGGGCTTACAAGgtgtttgaagaaatgaaacgGAAACACTGTGAGCCGGATGATTTTACATTCACAATCATGATCAGAATGAATGGAAAGATTGGTAAAGCAGATGAAGCATTGTCTCTCTTTCAGGAAATGCTAGCAAAGGGCTTCGTCCCAAATTTAATTGCTTATAATACCATGATCCAGGCATTTGCTAAGGCTCGGATGGTTGATAAGGCCATTCATCTCTTCTCTAAAATGGTAGAGAATGAGTGTCGGCCTAACGAATTTACGTACAGTGTCATCTTGATCCTTCTGGCTGCTGAAGGGCAGCTTGGTAGACTGGATGAGGTTGTGGAAATATCAAAGAAATACATGAATAAGTTGATATATGCATATCTTGTGAGGACACTGAGCAAGCTGGGCCACGCGGGTGAAGCTCACCGGCTATTTTGCAAGATGTGGAATTTCCATGATAGGGGGGATAGGGATGCTTACATGTCCATGTTAGAGAGTTTATGTAGTTCAGGTAAGACAACTGAGGCTATGGACCTGCTGGGCAAGATTCATGAAAAGGGAATCAACACCGATACGATCATGTATAATACCGTTTTCTCAACTCTTGGCAAGTTGAAGCAAGTTTCGCATATTCATGATCTTTTCGAGAAGATGAAACAAGATGGTCCTTCACCAGACATATTTACTTATAATATTCTGATCTCCAGCTTTGGTAGGGCTGGGAAGGTTGATGAGGCAGTTAGAATTTTTGAAGAACTTGAGAATAGCAATTGTACACCTGACATTGTCTCGTATAATTCCTTAATCAATTGCCTTGGGAAGAATGGTGATCTTGATGAAGCTCACATGAGGTTTAAGGAAATGGAAGAGAAAGGATTGAATCCCGATGTTGTCACATACAGCACACTCATAGAGTGTTTTGGCAAGACGGATAAGGTCGAGATGGCCTGCAGGTTGTTTGATGAGATGATTGCCGAGGGATGCTGTCCTAACATTGTAACGTACAATATTTTACTCGACTGCCTTGAGAGGTGCGGGAGAACTGCAGAAGCAGTGGATCTGTATGCAAAACTTAAGCAGCAGGGGTTGACACCAGATTCGATTACATATGCAGTGTTGGAACGGTTGCAAAGTGGTTCACACAGAAAATTCAGACTTCGCAGGCAAAGTCCGATTACTGGTTGGGTTGTTAGCCCTTTGAGGTGA
- the LOC109007870 gene encoding mitochondrial-processing peptidase subunit alpha-like isoform X1, which translates to MYRVAASRLRFLKDHVGTIGAARFATSSAVTEKQSSGGLFSWLTSQQSRTLPSLELPLAGVALPPPLPDHVEPSKTKITTLSNGVKIASETSPVWEKVLHPLYFFVYSFLILMVGLNQNPAASIGLYLDCGSIYETPESFGASHLLERMAFKSTTNRSHLHIVREVEAIGGNIGASASREQMGYTFDALKTYVPQMVELLVDSVRNPAFLDWEVNEELLKVKAEIGELSNNPQGLLLEAIHSAGYSGALANPLLAPEAALNRLDGTILKEFVAENYTAPRMVLAASGVEHDELLSIADSLLSDLPSTRRLEEPRSVYVGGDYRRQAEIGNTHIALAFEVPGGWRKEKEAVLVTVLQMLMGGGGSFSAGGPGKGMHSRLYLNVLNEYQQIQSFSAFNSIFNETGLFGIYASTGPDFAPKAVDIAAGELISIATPGKVTEVQLNRAKESTKSAVLMNLESRMIVSEDIGRQILTYGKRLPVEHFLKAVDEITLKDITSISQKIISSPLTMASYGNVLNVPSYESVSSKFHAK; encoded by the exons ATGTACCGAGTCGCAGCTTCCCGTCTTAGGTTTCTCAAG GATCATGTGGGCACTATTGGCGCCGCTAGGTTTGCTACTTCCAGTGCAGTTACTGAAAAGCAGTCTTCAGGGGGCCTCTTTAGCTGGCTGACGAGTCAACAGTCTAGAACTCTACCTTCTCTGGAGCTCCCACTAGCAGGCGTGGCCCTCCCTCCTCCACTACCCGATCATGTTGAACCaagtaaaactaaaattacaACTCTCTCTAATGGTGTCAAAATAGCTTCGGAAACATCGCCGGTATGGGAAAAAGTGTTGCatcctttgtatttttttgtttactcCTTTCTCATTTTGATGGTTGGTCTTAATCAGAACCCTGCAGCATCCATAGGATTATACCTTGATTGTGGTTCCATTTATGAGACCCCAGAATCATTTGGGGCTTCGCACTTGTTAGAACGGATGGCCTTCAAGAGCACAACAAACAGAAGCCACTTACACATTGTGAGGGAAGTGGAGGCAATCGGAGGTAACATAGGAGCCTCAGCCTCTCGGGAGCAAATGGGGTACACTTTTGATGCACTAAAAACTTATGTTCCTCAAATGGTAGAGTTGCTTGTTGACTCTGTGAGGAACCCTGCCTTCTTGGATTGGGAAGTCAACGAAGAG ctGCTAAAGGTGAAGGCAGAGATTGGAGAACTTTCTAACAATCCTCAAGGCTTACTATTGGAGGCAATTCACTCAGCTGGTTACTCTGGTGCATTGGCAAATCCACTTTTGGCTCCTGAAGCCGCATTAAACAGATTGGATGGTACCATTTTGAAGGAATTTGTTGCT GAGAATTATACTGCTCCTCGGATGGTTCTTGCAGCATCTGGGGTTGAACATGATGAGCTTCTGTCCATTGCAGACTCGCTTCTCTCTGACTTACCAAGCACACGCCGTCTTGAAGAGCCAAGATCTGTATACGTTGGAGGGGATTATCGTCGTCAAGCTGAAATAGGG AACACACATATTGCTCTTGCTTTTGAAGTTCCTGGTGGCTGGCGTAAAGAGAAAGAAGCTGTTCTTGTGACTGTTCTTCAG ATGCTTATGGGAGGAGGTGGTTCATTCTCTGCTGGGGGGCCTGGAAAAGGGATGCACTCACGACTAT ATCTGAATGTCTTGAATGAATACCAGCAGATCCAATCATTTTCTGCATTCAACAGCATCTTCAATGAGACAGGATTGTTTGGCATTTATGCTAGCACT GGCCCTGACTTTGCGCCAAAAGCAGTTGATATAGCAGCAGGAGAATTAATCTCAATTGCAACACCTGGAAAAG TTACCGAGGTGCAGCTTAATCGTGCCAAAGAGTCCACAAAATCTGCTGTCTTGATGAATCTGGAATCTAGA ATGATTGTATCAGAGGATATAGGGAGGCAGATTTTGACTTATGGAAAGAG GCTGCCTGTGGAGCATTTCTTGAAGGCTGTGGATGAAATCACATTGAAGGATATTACTAGCATATCACAGAAGATCATTTCTTCACCTCTAACAATGGCATCATATGGGAAtg TTCTTAATGTCCCCAGCTACGAATCTGTTAGCAGCAAGTTCCATGCAAAATGA